In a genomic window of Streptomyces koelreuteriae:
- a CDS encoding PP2C family protein-serine/threonine phosphatase: MIRFKGRVRSLGLPGAVLLFAVGTGVILRARRTLMRELRQLRRVAAAAQNAVLRPLPPRIGGLDVAAAQVSAEHGAAIGGDLYEVLATEHGVRAVMGDVRGHGIGAFGTVAAVLGCFRDAAYDEADLGGVLRRLERALDRHLRQEHPGSVAEEFVTLLLVEIRAGGEMVALNCGHPWPYRLSGTRVEQLAPADPYPPLGVFPLPAVPATVALGHLPPGDALFLYTDGAQDARDAHGRFFPLPFVLASVAREEPLAPQAVLRGVQSALVDHSQGTPADDIALLVLRNEGFMPPGVRGPARTTTTHPQPTTHL, from the coding sequence ATGATCCGCTTCAAGGGTCGGGTGCGCAGCCTCGGTCTGCCCGGTGCAGTGCTCCTCTTCGCGGTCGGTACCGGGGTGATCCTTCGCGCGCGGCGGACGCTGATGCGTGAGCTGCGGCAACTGCGCCGGGTCGCGGCCGCCGCGCAGAACGCGGTGCTGCGGCCGCTGCCCCCGCGTATCGGCGGGCTCGACGTCGCCGCCGCCCAGGTGTCGGCGGAGCATGGCGCCGCGATCGGCGGTGACCTGTACGAGGTCCTCGCCACCGAGCACGGCGTCCGGGCCGTGATGGGCGACGTACGCGGGCACGGCATCGGCGCGTTCGGGACCGTCGCCGCCGTGCTCGGCTGCTTCCGCGACGCCGCGTACGACGAGGCGGACCTCGGCGGGGTGCTGCGCCGGCTGGAACGCGCCCTGGACCGCCATCTGCGCCAGGAGCATCCGGGAAGCGTCGCCGAGGAGTTCGTGACCCTGCTCCTGGTGGAGATCCGCGCCGGCGGCGAGATGGTCGCGCTGAACTGCGGGCACCCGTGGCCGTACCGGCTGAGCGGTACCCGCGTCGAACAGCTCGCCCCCGCCGACCCGTACCCGCCCCTCGGCGTCTTTCCCCTGCCGGCCGTTCCGGCGACCGTCGCTCTCGGTCATCTCCCGCCCGGGGACGCGCTGTTCCTCTACACGGACGGTGCTCAGGACGCGAGGGACGCCCATGGCCGGTTCTTCCCCCTGCCGTTCGTGCTGGCGAGCGTCGCACGGGAGGAGCCGCTCGCACCCCAGGCGGTACTGCGCGGTGTCCAGAGCGCGCTGGTCGACCACTCCCAGGGCACCCCGGCCGACGACATCGCCCTGCTGGTCCTGAGGAACGAGGGGTTCATGCCCCCAGGGGTGCGGGGACCTGCGCGAACCACCACCACGCACCCGCAGCCGACAACGCACCTCTGA
- a CDS encoding DMT family transporter produces the protein MRVQSSATTAPRIAVAADRDRSGLGTLQAALGVIAFSLTFPATAWGLEGFGPWSLVAVRSVLAAVIAGGCLLALRVPLPDRRHWPGLAVVGGGVVLGFPLLTTLALQTSTTAHAAVVVGLLPLTTALCSALRVGTRPSRTFWTAALVGAAAVLAFTVQQSGGALSTADLYLFGALLVCAAGYTEGGRLARVMPGWHVIGWALVLCLPLTVPVAALALAQEPVHLTAHSVIGLLWVAVGSQFVGLVVWYRGMAAIGIPKASQLQLAQPLLTLVWSVLLLGEHLPVAAPLTAAAVLVCIAVTQRARG, from the coding sequence ATGAGAGTACAGAGTAGCGCTACTACCGCACCCCGGATAGCAGTCGCCGCGGACCGGGACCGCTCCGGCCTCGGCACCCTCCAGGCCGCCCTCGGCGTCATCGCCTTCTCCCTCACGTTCCCCGCCACCGCCTGGGGTCTTGAGGGCTTCGGGCCCTGGTCGCTGGTCGCCGTCCGGAGTGTCCTGGCCGCGGTGATCGCGGGCGGCTGTCTGCTGGCCCTGCGGGTGCCGCTGCCCGACCGACGGCACTGGCCGGGTCTCGCGGTCGTCGGGGGCGGGGTGGTGCTCGGCTTCCCGCTGCTGACCACGCTGGCGCTGCAGACCTCGACCACCGCGCACGCCGCCGTCGTGGTCGGCCTGCTCCCCCTCACCACCGCCCTCTGCTCCGCCCTGCGCGTCGGCACCCGGCCCTCGCGCACCTTCTGGACGGCGGCCCTCGTGGGAGCTGCGGCGGTGCTGGCCTTCACCGTGCAGCAGAGCGGCGGCGCCCTGAGCACGGCCGACCTGTACCTCTTCGGCGCGCTGCTGGTGTGCGCGGCCGGCTACACCGAGGGCGGCCGGCTGGCCCGGGTCATGCCGGGCTGGCACGTCATCGGCTGGGCGCTGGTGCTGTGCCTGCCCCTGACCGTGCCCGTCGCCGCGCTCGCCCTGGCGCAGGAACCCGTGCACCTGACCGCGCACAGCGTCATCGGGCTGCTGTGGGTCGCGGTCGGCTCGCAGTTCGTCGGCCTGGTCGTCTGGTACCGGGGCATGGCGGCCATCGGCATCCCGAAGGCGAGCCAGTTGCAGCTCGCCCAGCCCCTGCTCACACTGGTGTGGTCGGTGCTGCTGCTGGGCGAGCACCTGCCGGTGGCCGCCCCGCTGACGGCAGCGGCGGTGCTGGTCTGCATCGCCGTCACACAGCGGGCGCGCGGCTGA
- the pheS gene encoding phenylalanine--tRNA ligase subunit alpha has protein sequence MSAPNKSYDPVEVETLKPEEIERMRDEALAAFAAADSLDALQEAKVAHTGGTSPLALANREIGALPPHAKAEAGKRVGQARGAVNKGLAARQAELEAERDTRVLVEEAVDVTLPHDRVPAGARHPLTTLSERIEDIFVAMGYEVAEGPEVEAEWFNFDALNIGPDHPARGEQDTFFVKGAKGGTESGVVLRTHTSPVQIRSLLDRELPVYVICPGVVYRTDELDATHTPVFRQVELLAIDEGLTMADLKGTLDHMVQSLFGEGMKTRLRPNFFPFTEPSAEMDMVCYVCRGASVGNPDRSCRTCSSEGWIELGGCGMVNPRVLRACGVDPEKYSGFAFGFGIERMLMFRHNVEDMRDMVEGDVRFTRPFGMEI, from the coding sequence ATGTCGGCACCCAATAAGTCGTACGACCCGGTCGAGGTCGAGACACTGAAACCGGAAGAGATCGAGCGCATGCGGGACGAGGCGCTCGCCGCCTTCGCCGCCGCGGACTCCCTCGACGCACTCCAGGAGGCCAAGGTCGCCCACACCGGCGGCACCTCCCCGCTGGCCCTCGCCAACCGCGAGATCGGCGCCCTGCCCCCGCACGCCAAGGCGGAGGCCGGCAAGCGCGTCGGCCAGGCACGCGGCGCCGTGAACAAGGGCCTCGCCGCCCGCCAGGCCGAACTCGAGGCCGAGCGGGACACCCGCGTGCTCGTCGAGGAGGCCGTGGACGTCACGCTGCCCCACGACCGGGTACCGGCCGGCGCCCGGCACCCGCTCACCACGCTGTCGGAGCGCATCGAGGACATCTTCGTGGCCATGGGCTACGAGGTCGCCGAGGGCCCCGAGGTCGAGGCCGAGTGGTTCAACTTCGACGCCCTGAACATCGGCCCGGACCACCCGGCCCGCGGCGAGCAGGACACCTTCTTCGTCAAGGGCGCCAAGGGCGGCACCGAGTCCGGTGTCGTGCTGCGCACCCACACCTCGCCCGTACAGATCCGCTCCCTGCTCGACCGCGAGCTGCCGGTCTATGTGATCTGTCCCGGTGTCGTCTACCGCACCGACGAGCTGGACGCCACGCACACGCCCGTCTTCCGCCAGGTCGAACTGCTCGCGATCGACGAGGGCCTCACCATGGCCGACCTCAAGGGCACCCTGGACCACATGGTCCAGTCGCTGTTCGGCGAGGGCATGAAGACCCGGCTGCGGCCGAACTTCTTCCCCTTCACCGAGCCGTCCGCCGAGATGGACATGGTCTGCTACGTGTGCCGCGGCGCCTCCGTCGGCAACCCCGACCGGTCCTGCCGCACCTGCTCGTCCGAGGGCTGGATCGAGCTGGGCGGCTGCGGCATGGTCAACCCGCGCGTGCTGCGGGCCTGCGGTGTCGACCCGGAGAAGTACAGCGGCTTCGCCTTCGGGTTCGGCATCGAACGGATGCTGATGTTCCGCCACAACGTCGAAGACATGCGAGACATGGTCGAGGGTGACGTCCGGTTCACCCGGCCGTTCGGGATGGAGATCTGA
- a CDS encoding transcriptional regulator has protein sequence MQPNTLLDAILDEAGVSHAGLAAHVNQAGRARGLSLRYEHTAVARWLKGQRPRGQVPDLICEVLAARLGRHVTLDDIGLGLPGEPAAPHTGSLSGFVERATALWRSDQQQRPHILGAPALTGTPAVMPVWEWENPPEDVDVSRGGRHRVTAGDLEMLRSARTHYEQMYRKAGGIATRARIVGFLNAEAAPLLRGSYTDETGRQLHRATGGLVAVAGICAYDSDAHGLAQRYFHQALRLAKASGDRGLGAYVIALLVNQSLFMREYRQSVAFAEAALRAAGKQITPALSSDLYAMQAKAYAHLGDGTSALSCIRRAEQSAERIRRGYEPDETGYVQPGLVNVQVAEALLSLGELAAAGEHAAAAVDNPAHDRGRVHRLAMLSTIELRQGNADKAVVIAVQMAEQARGMESQRLRDRLRAVREHLVRSGGAGTAEAAELIDGALRVPL, from the coding sequence ATGCAGCCCAACACTCTGCTCGACGCGATCCTGGACGAAGCCGGGGTCTCGCACGCGGGGCTGGCCGCACACGTCAACCAGGCGGGACGGGCACGGGGCCTGTCCCTGAGGTACGAACACACCGCCGTCGCCCGGTGGTTGAAGGGGCAGCGCCCCAGGGGCCAGGTGCCCGACCTGATCTGCGAGGTGCTCGCCGCCCGGCTCGGACGGCACGTCACCCTCGACGACATCGGTCTCGGCCTGCCCGGCGAGCCGGCCGCCCCGCACACCGGCTCGCTGTCCGGGTTCGTCGAGCGGGCCACCGCCTTGTGGCGCTCCGACCAGCAGCAGCGCCCGCACATCCTGGGCGCGCCCGCGCTCACCGGTACGCCCGCCGTGATGCCGGTGTGGGAGTGGGAGAACCCGCCCGAGGACGTCGACGTCTCCCGCGGCGGCAGACACCGTGTCACCGCGGGCGACCTGGAGATGCTGCGCTCGGCCCGGACCCACTACGAGCAGATGTACCGCAAGGCCGGGGGCATCGCGACCCGGGCCCGCATCGTCGGCTTCCTCAACGCCGAGGCCGCCCCGCTGCTGCGCGGCAGCTACACCGACGAGACGGGGCGTCAACTGCACCGTGCGACGGGCGGCTTGGTGGCCGTCGCCGGGATCTGTGCCTACGACTCCGACGCCCACGGCCTCGCGCAGCGCTACTTCCACCAGGCGCTGCGCCTCGCGAAGGCCAGCGGGGACCGGGGGCTCGGGGCGTATGTGATCGCCCTGCTCGTCAACCAGTCGCTGTTCATGCGGGAGTACCGGCAGTCCGTCGCCTTCGCGGAGGCCGCGCTGCGGGCCGCCGGCAAGCAGATCACCCCGGCGCTCTCCTCCGACCTGTACGCGATGCAGGCCAAGGCGTACGCGCATCTCGGCGACGGCACCAGCGCGCTGTCCTGCATCCGGCGGGCCGAGCAGTCCGCCGAGCGGATCCGGCGCGGGTACGAGCCCGACGAGACGGGCTATGTCCAGCCGGGGCTCGTCAATGTCCAGGTGGCGGAGGCGCTGCTCAGTCTCGGGGAGCTCGCGGCCGCCGGGGAGCATGCCGCCGCCGCCGTCGACAACCCGGCGCACGACCGCGGCCGGGTGCACCGGCTGGCGATGCTGAGCACCATCGAACTGCGGCAGGGCAATGCCGACAAGGCGGTGGTGATCGCCGTGCAGATGGCCGAGCAGGCCCGCGGCATGGAGTCCCAGCGGCTCCGGGACCGGCTGCGCGCGGTGCGTGAGCATCTGGTGCGCAGCGGTGGCGCGGGCACGGCCGAGGCCGCCGAACTCATCGACGGGGCGCTGCGCGTACCGTTGTAG
- a CDS encoding glycoside hydrolase family 10 protein: MGRVSRRAFAVAALSAFTMVPPASAAPKGDVEWDGKGGDRAAAAMRGVWLATVANRDWPSKPGLSASKQRAELRGHLDMAVRRRLNTVFFQVRPTADALWPSPYEPWSQYLTGTQGKDPGWDPLGTAVEEAHARGLQLHAWFNPYRVATHADPSRLAASHPARRNPDWVVTYGGKLYYNPGLPEVRAFVQDAMLDAVRKYPVDGVHFDDYFYPYPVAGQRFDDDAAYAEYGGGFPSRAAWRRDNINKLVRETAARIKKVRPSARFGISPFGVWRNAATDKRGSDTRAGVQTYDDLHADTRKWVRESWIDYIVPQLYWNIGFAAADYAKLVPWWAEVARGTSTQLYVGEALYKAGDPAQPAAWQNPAELSRHLALAEDYAQVRGHVFFAAKDVATDRIGAMAKVVSDHYE; this comes from the coding sequence ATGGGACGAGTGTCACGCAGGGCGTTCGCGGTGGCGGCGCTGTCGGCTTTCACGATGGTGCCTCCGGCGTCGGCCGCGCCCAAGGGGGACGTGGAGTGGGACGGCAAGGGAGGTGACAGGGCGGCTGCCGCCATGCGGGGCGTATGGCTGGCGACCGTGGCCAACCGCGACTGGCCGTCCAAGCCGGGGCTGAGCGCCTCGAAGCAGCGCGCCGAGCTGCGGGGGCACCTCGACATGGCGGTCCGTAGGCGGCTCAACACGGTGTTCTTCCAGGTCAGGCCGACGGCGGACGCACTGTGGCCCTCGCCGTACGAGCCGTGGTCGCAGTACCTCACCGGCACCCAGGGCAAGGACCCGGGCTGGGACCCGCTGGGCACGGCCGTCGAGGAGGCCCACGCCCGGGGTCTGCAGCTGCACGCCTGGTTCAACCCGTACCGGGTCGCCACGCACGCCGACCCGTCCCGGCTCGCCGCCTCGCACCCCGCGCGCCGGAACCCGGACTGGGTGGTGACGTACGGCGGGAAGCTCTACTACAACCCGGGGCTGCCCGAGGTCCGGGCCTTCGTGCAGGACGCGATGCTCGACGCGGTGCGGAAGTACCCCGTGGACGGCGTCCACTTCGACGACTACTTCTACCCGTACCCGGTGGCCGGCCAGCGCTTCGACGACGACGCGGCCTACGCCGAGTACGGCGGCGGCTTCCCGAGCCGGGCGGCGTGGCGGCGGGACAACATCAACAAGCTGGTGCGGGAGACGGCGGCCCGCATCAAGAAGGTCAGGCCGAGCGCCCGCTTCGGCATCAGCCCCTTCGGCGTGTGGCGCAACGCCGCCACGGACAAGCGCGGCTCGGACACCCGCGCCGGCGTGCAGACCTACGACGATCTGCACGCGGACACCCGCAAGTGGGTGCGCGAGAGCTGGATCGACTACATCGTCCCGCAGCTCTACTGGAACATCGGCTTCGCCGCCGCCGACTACGCGAAGCTGGTGCCCTGGTGGGCGGAGGTCGCGCGCGGCACCTCGACGCAGCTCTACGTGGGGGAGGCGCTGTACAAGGCCGGTGACCCGGCGCAGCCCGCGGCCTGGCAGAACCCGGCCGAGCTGTCCCGGCACCTGGCGCTGGCCGAGGACTACGCACAGGTGCGCGGACACGTCTTCTTCGCCGCCAAGGACGTGGCGACCGATCGGATCGGGGCGATGGCGAAAGTGGTCTCCGACCACTACGAGTAG
- the pheT gene encoding phenylalanine--tRNA ligase subunit beta, with amino-acid sequence MRVPLSWLREYVDLPETETGRDVQAKLISAGLEVETVEQLGADLKGPLAVGRVATIEELTEFKKPIRFCTVDVGQANGTGELQEIVCGARNFAVGDKVVVALPGAVLPGDFQIAERKTYGKMSRGMICSSDELSMGDDGTKGIIVLPPETEVGKDAVELLELVDEVLDIAVTANRGDCLSIRGVAREAAIAYGLPLRDPALLDVPGPNAYGYPVQVSDPTGCDRFTARTVAGLSAEARSPIWLRRRLQKVGMRPISLAVDVTNYVMMELGQPLHAYDRGLVQGTIGVRRAEQGEKLTTLDGVERTLGAEDLVITDDRGPIGLAGVMGGANTEIADHDDVENATADVVIEAAHFDSVSIARTARRHRLSSEASRRFERGVDPQAAAAAAQRTVDLLVLLAGGTAEAGVTEVQAPTAPHTITVPADHPDKVAGVVYGRETVVRRLQQVGCDVYGQDELIVTVPSWRPDLTAPNDLAEEVIRLEGYENLPSTLPRPPAGRGLTHRQRLHRRVGRALAGAGYVEAPNYPFISEQVFDRLGLESDDPARRVVRLSNPLSDEEPALRTSLLPGLLGALRRNDGRGSHDLALFETGLVFQPREEQPVAVRLPVDRRPTDEEIAELNAALPVQPRHAAVVLAGAREQAGWWGKGRPADWADAVESARTVAREAGAELIIRKGQYGPWHPGRCAELAITVDGAERVVGHAGELHPRVVKALGLPARTCAMEIDLDAVEKAGDAALTAPRISAFPVATQDVALVVDAVVPAAEVEEALRAGAGELLESIRLFDVYENPEQLGEGRKSLAYALRFRAADRTLTVDEASAARDAAVALAGEQVGAELRS; translated from the coding sequence ATGCGGGTCCCGCTTTCTTGGCTGCGGGAGTACGTCGACCTGCCGGAGACGGAGACCGGTCGTGACGTGCAGGCCAAGCTGATTTCGGCCGGTCTGGAGGTCGAGACCGTCGAGCAGCTCGGCGCCGACCTCAAGGGTCCCCTGGCCGTGGGCCGGGTGGCGACCATCGAGGAGCTGACGGAGTTCAAGAAGCCGATCCGCTTCTGCACCGTCGACGTCGGCCAGGCCAACGGAACCGGCGAACTCCAGGAGATCGTCTGCGGCGCCCGCAACTTCGCCGTCGGCGACAAGGTCGTCGTCGCGCTGCCCGGCGCTGTCCTGCCCGGTGACTTCCAGATCGCCGAGCGCAAGACCTACGGCAAGATGTCGCGCGGCATGATCTGCTCCAGCGACGAGCTGAGCATGGGCGACGACGGCACCAAGGGCATCATCGTGCTGCCGCCGGAGACCGAGGTCGGCAAGGACGCCGTCGAGCTGCTGGAGCTGGTCGACGAGGTCCTGGACATCGCCGTCACCGCCAACCGCGGCGACTGCCTGTCCATCCGCGGCGTCGCCCGCGAGGCCGCCATCGCCTACGGTCTGCCGCTGCGCGACCCGGCCCTGCTCGACGTGCCCGGCCCGAACGCGTACGGCTACCCGGTCCAGGTCTCGGACCCCACCGGCTGCGACCGCTTCACGGCCCGCACGGTGGCCGGTCTGAGCGCCGAGGCCCGGTCCCCGATCTGGCTGCGGCGCCGGCTGCAGAAGGTCGGCATGCGCCCGATCTCGCTCGCCGTCGACGTCACCAACTACGTGATGATGGAGCTCGGCCAGCCGCTGCACGCCTACGACCGCGGTCTGGTCCAGGGCACCATCGGCGTGCGCCGCGCCGAGCAGGGCGAGAAGCTCACCACCCTCGACGGTGTCGAGCGCACGCTGGGCGCCGAGGACCTGGTGATCACCGACGACCGCGGCCCGATCGGGCTCGCGGGTGTCATGGGCGGCGCCAACACGGAGATCGCCGACCACGACGACGTGGAGAACGCCACGGCCGACGTCGTCATCGAGGCCGCGCACTTCGACTCGGTGTCCATCGCGCGTACGGCCCGCCGCCACAGGCTGTCCTCCGAGGCGTCCCGGCGCTTCGAGCGGGGCGTCGACCCGCAGGCCGCGGCCGCTGCCGCGCAGCGCACCGTCGACCTGCTGGTCCTGCTCGCGGGCGGCACCGCCGAGGCCGGTGTCACCGAGGTCCAAGCCCCGACCGCGCCGCACACCATCACCGTCCCGGCCGACCACCCGGACAAGGTCGCGGGCGTCGTGTACGGCCGCGAGACCGTCGTGCGCCGCCTCCAGCAGGTCGGCTGCGACGTGTACGGCCAGGACGAGCTGATCGTCACCGTGCCGTCCTGGCGGCCCGACCTCACCGCCCCGAACGACCTGGCCGAAGAGGTCATCCGGCTGGAGGGCTACGAGAACCTGCCCTCCACGCTGCCCAGGCCGCCGGCCGGCCGTGGCCTGACCCACCGGCAGCGGCTGCACCGCCGCGTCGGCCGGGCCCTGGCCGGGGCCGGGTACGTCGAGGCGCCGAACTACCCGTTCATCAGCGAGCAGGTCTTCGACCGGCTCGGCCTGGAATCCGACGACCCGGCCCGCCGTGTCGTGAGGCTCAGCAACCCGCTGAGCGACGAGGAGCCCGCGCTGCGCACCTCGCTGCTGCCGGGGCTGCTGGGTGCCCTGCGGCGCAACGACGGCCGGGGCTCGCACGACCTCGCGCTGTTCGAGACCGGCCTGGTCTTCCAGCCGCGCGAGGAGCAGCCCGTCGCCGTCCGGCTGCCCGTCGACCGCCGGCCGACCGACGAGGAGATCGCCGAGCTGAACGCCGCGCTGCCCGTGCAGCCGCGGCACGCCGCCGTCGTCCTCGCCGGTGCCCGCGAGCAGGCCGGCTGGTGGGGCAAGGGCCGTCCGGCCGACTGGGCCGACGCCGTCGAGTCCGCGCGGACCGTCGCCCGCGAGGCGGGCGCCGAGCTGATCATCCGCAAGGGCCAGTACGGGCCGTGGCACCCGGGCCGGTGCGCCGAGCTGGCGATCACCGTGGACGGTGCCGAGCGGGTCGTCGGTCACGCGGGGGAGTTGCACCCGCGCGTCGTCAAGGCGCTGGGACTGCCCGCGCGTACCTGCGCGATGGAGATCGACCTGGACGCGGTGGAGAAGGCCGGCGACGCCGCGCTGACGGCACCCCGGATCTCCGCGTTCCCCGTGGCCACGCAGGATGTCGCCCTGGTGGTCGACGCGGTGGTTCCGGCGGCGGAGGTCGAGGAGGCCCTGCGCGCCGGTGCCGGGGAGCTGCTGGAGTCGATCCGGCTGTTCGATGTGTACGAGAACCCCGAGCAGTTGGGTGAGGGGCGGAAGTCCCTCGCGTACGCGCTGCGGTTCCGGGCGGCCGACCGGACGCTGACGGTGGACGAGGCGTCGGCGGCCCGGGACGCGGCCGTGGCGCTTGCCGGTGAGCAGGTGGGAGCCGAGTTGCGGAGCTAG
- a CDS encoding 3-hydroxybutyryl-CoA dehydrogenase, translating into MTDTPAGDIARVGVVGCGQMGAGIAEVCARVGLDVMVAETTGEALEIGRTRLYNSLAKAAERGKITEEEREATLDRLSFTTDLGEFADRDLVIEAVVENEHVKTEIFQVLDQVVTRPDAILASNTSSIPLVKLAVATSRPDRVIGIHFFNPAPVQKLVELIPALTTSEDTIGRAEQFTEKLLGKHAIRAQDRSGFVVNALLIPYLLSAIRMFETGIASREDIDNGMEMGCAHPMGPLKLSDLIGLDTVASVAQSMYDEYKEPLYAAPPLLQRMVDAGRLGRKSGSGFYTYD; encoded by the coding sequence GTGACGGACACCCCAGCGGGAGACATTGCACGCGTCGGAGTCGTGGGCTGCGGTCAGATGGGCGCGGGGATCGCCGAGGTGTGCGCCCGGGTCGGTCTGGACGTCATGGTCGCCGAGACCACCGGCGAGGCCCTGGAGATCGGCCGGACCCGGCTGTACAACTCCCTGGCCAAGGCAGCGGAGCGCGGCAAGATCACCGAGGAGGAGCGCGAGGCCACGCTGGACCGGCTGAGCTTCACCACGGACCTCGGCGAGTTCGCCGACCGCGACCTGGTGATCGAGGCCGTCGTCGAGAACGAGCACGTCAAGACCGAGATCTTCCAGGTCCTCGACCAGGTCGTGACCCGGCCGGACGCCATCCTGGCCTCCAACACCTCCTCCATCCCGCTGGTGAAGCTGGCGGTGGCGACCTCCCGGCCCGACCGGGTCATCGGCATCCACTTCTTCAACCCGGCCCCGGTGCAGAAGCTCGTCGAGCTGATCCCGGCGCTCACCACGTCCGAGGACACCATCGGCCGGGCCGAGCAGTTCACCGAGAAGCTCCTGGGCAAGCACGCGATCCGCGCCCAGGACCGCTCCGGCTTCGTGGTCAACGCGCTGCTGATCCCGTACCTGCTCTCCGCGATCCGCATGTTCGAGACGGGCATCGCGAGCCGCGAGGACATCGACAACGGCATGGAGATGGGCTGCGCCCACCCGATGGGCCCGCTGAAGCTCTCCGACCTCATCGGCCTCGACACGGTCGCGTCGGTGGCCCAGTCGATGTACGACGAGTACAAGGAGCCCCTTTACGCCGCTCCCCCGCTGCTCCAGCGCATGGTCGACGCGGGCCGCCTGGGCCGCAAGTCGGGCTCGGGCTTCTACACCTACGACTGA
- a CDS encoding NUDIX hydrolase, producing MQWTKHNEQTVYSNRWFSVNLADVELPDGRHLDHFLIRLRPVAVATVVNEANEVLLLWRHRFITDSWGWELAAGVVEDGEDIARAAARELEEETGWRPGPLHHLMSVEPSNGLTDARHHVYWADEGEYVGHPVDDFESDRREWVPLKLVPDMVARGEVPAANMAAALLLLHHLRLGQDALP from the coding sequence GTGCAGTGGACGAAACACAACGAACAAACTGTGTACTCAAATCGCTGGTTCAGCGTCAATCTCGCGGATGTCGAACTACCGGACGGCCGGCACCTCGACCACTTCCTCATACGGCTGCGGCCGGTGGCGGTGGCCACGGTGGTGAACGAGGCCAACGAGGTGCTGCTGCTCTGGCGGCACCGCTTCATCACGGACAGCTGGGGGTGGGAACTCGCGGCGGGCGTCGTCGAGGACGGCGAGGACATCGCCCGCGCGGCCGCCAGGGAACTGGAGGAGGAGACCGGCTGGCGGCCGGGACCGCTGCACCATCTCATGAGCGTGGAGCCGTCCAACGGGCTCACCGACGCCCGGCACCATGTGTACTGGGCCGACGAGGGCGAGTACGTCGGGCACCCCGTGGACGACTTCGAGTCGGACCGCCGGGAATGGGTTCCCCTCAAGCTCGTCCCCGACATGGTCGCCCGCGGCGAGGTCCCGGCCGCCAACATGGCGGCCGCGTTACTTCTGCTGCACCATCTCAGGCTCGGACAGGACGCGTTGCCCTAG
- a CDS encoding DUF1918 domain-containing protein has protein sequence MRATVGDQLVQHGRVVGQHDKVGEIVEVLGQEGNPPYRVRFEDGHEGVCSPGPDTEIRHRETTTGP, from the coding sequence ATGCGCGCAACCGTGGGCGACCAGCTTGTCCAGCACGGCAGGGTGGTCGGTCAGCACGACAAGGTCGGCGAGATCGTCGAAGTGCTAGGCCAGGAGGGCAATCCCCCGTACCGCGTCCGGTTCGAGGACGGGCACGAGGGAGTGTGCTCACCGGGACCCGACACCGAGATCCGGCACCGGGAGACCACCACCGGGCCGTGA